A single Silvibacterium dinghuense DNA region contains:
- a CDS encoding tetratricopeptide repeat protein — translation MARRSALALLPMLLFAAVAAAQSPTRFLACESRDNTCAQPAATLDQTWIFDGTEGTATSTTGNEQPSHLSIQKFDSTALVVQRTDASGLTAVYTGTVQGTHVTGTVQWSWPGHADYPASGIFSAVLQDTVAAAPVPAASVAPVSPLPPQLLVCENQGPPCSAAWTFQGTEGTAVWFDENHTHAHLTIVRAEPDYIVVRRTDTTSPNSAIYTGSLRGDHYAGTVVYSSPGHAGDRTGSWNASVPKFTCDPHDDLSHQEAMALGQTGLMFHHSREAIACYTLAAGDGDVTAQRIVGRLYYVGSNDVPQDYAKALYWLQKAADQGIYQAERTVSEMYEAGQGTRPNPALARMYKDRADEQKHDFERQQDLNEREADRRTQVLSSFVLGASIGMFW, via the coding sequence ATGGCCCGACGCTCCGCCTTGGCCCTGCTGCCCATGCTCCTATTCGCCGCTGTCGCGGCCGCGCAATCGCCCACACGCTTCCTGGCCTGCGAGTCGCGCGACAACACCTGCGCCCAGCCCGCGGCCACCCTCGATCAGACATGGATCTTCGACGGTACCGAGGGCACAGCCACTTCGACTACCGGAAACGAGCAGCCTTCCCACCTGTCCATTCAGAAGTTCGACAGCACCGCGCTCGTCGTCCAGCGTACGGATGCCTCCGGCCTTACCGCCGTCTACACCGGCACCGTCCAGGGAACCCACGTTACCGGCACCGTGCAATGGAGCTGGCCCGGCCATGCGGACTATCCTGCAAGCGGCATTTTCTCTGCCGTACTGCAAGACACGGTAGCCGCTGCCCCGGTGCCTGCTGCTTCTGTAGCTCCAGTCTCACCGCTGCCGCCGCAACTGCTGGTCTGCGAAAACCAGGGACCGCCGTGCAGCGCAGCCTGGACCTTTCAGGGAACCGAGGGCACCGCGGTCTGGTTCGATGAAAATCACACCCACGCGCACCTGACCATCGTGCGCGCGGAGCCGGATTACATCGTGGTCCGCCGCACCGACACCACCAGCCCCAACTCCGCCATCTATACCGGCTCTCTGCGCGGCGATCACTACGCGGGCACCGTCGTGTACAGCAGCCCCGGCCATGCCGGCGACCGCACCGGCTCCTGGAATGCCAGCGTGCCGAAGTTCACCTGCGATCCACATGACGACCTCAGCCACCAGGAGGCCATGGCGCTCGGCCAGACCGGCCTCATGTTCCATCACAGCCGTGAGGCCATCGCCTGCTACACCCTCGCCGCCGGCGACGGAGACGTCACCGCGCAACGCATTGTCGGACGGCTCTATTACGTGGGCAGCAACGACGTGCCCCAGGACTACGCCAAGGCTCTCTACTGGCTCCAGAAGGCAGCCGACCAGGGCATCTACCAGGCCGAGCGCACCGTTTCTGAGATGTATGAAGCCGGCCAGGGCACCAGACCCAATCCCGCCCTTGCCAGGATGTACAAGGACCGCGCCGATGAGCAGAAACACGACTTCGAGCGCCAGCAGGACCTGAATGAGCGCGAAGCCGACCGCCGCACCCAGGTGCTCTCAAGCTTTGTCCTGGGCGCATCCATCGGCATGTTCTGGTAG
- a CDS encoding CsgG/HfaB family protein, translating to MRVRWVVCSWLVVAACPLLMGQAGRRWAIVEENGPAARSNGAVAATEARVADDLNAKLAGQPGVTLIDRANVDKLIKEQNFQNSDRSDPNTAARIGKLLGVSQVVMVNVYDSNYSTHQDGSNGSSKTTGTVVLRANARLIDVETEVILAQPKSEFQDSTVVGETSKSQGFNFGAIRVPAKQKSSGGDPQVIKDNETAKAVDAVTTDLATQFKAVIASAPKPKAAPALVAGISGGAVYINEGTAAGVKAGDRFQVTREVSVGLIDPKTGQPIVRKQKICVLTIADAEDTNASGTCAGGLPQSKDVAEPMP from the coding sequence ATGCGGGTGCGTTGGGTGGTGTGTTCGTGGCTGGTCGTGGCGGCTTGCCCTCTACTGATGGGGCAGGCCGGGCGGAGATGGGCGATTGTGGAGGAAAACGGACCGGCGGCGCGGAGCAACGGCGCTGTGGCGGCTACGGAGGCGCGGGTTGCCGACGACCTGAACGCCAAGCTGGCCGGGCAGCCGGGAGTCACGCTGATCGACCGGGCAAATGTGGACAAGCTCATCAAGGAGCAGAACTTCCAGAACAGCGACCGTTCGGACCCGAATACGGCGGCGCGGATCGGCAAGCTGCTCGGTGTTTCGCAGGTGGTGATGGTGAATGTCTACGACTCGAACTACTCCACGCACCAGGACGGCTCGAACGGCTCCTCGAAGACGACCGGCACGGTGGTGCTGCGGGCGAATGCGCGGCTTATCGATGTGGAGACAGAGGTGATTCTGGCGCAGCCGAAGTCGGAGTTTCAGGACAGCACGGTGGTGGGGGAGACTTCGAAGTCGCAGGGCTTTAACTTCGGGGCTATCCGGGTTCCTGCCAAGCAGAAATCGAGCGGCGGCGATCCGCAGGTCATCAAGGACAACGAGACGGCGAAGGCCGTGGATGCGGTGACCACAGACCTGGCGACGCAGTTCAAGGCGGTGATCGCGAGCGCGCCGAAGCCGAAGGCCGCGCCTGCTCTGGTGGCTGGAATTTCCGGCGGCGCGGTGTACATCAACGAGGGAACAGCGGCCGGAGTGAAGGCCGGAGATCGCTTCCAGGTGACGCGCGAGGTGAGCGTAGGGCTGATCGATCCGAAGACCGGTCAGCCGATTGTGCGCAAGCAGAAGATCTGCGTGCTGACCATCGCCGATGCTGAGGACACGAATGCCTCAGGTACCTGCGCTGGAGGATTGCCGCAGAGCAAGGATGTGGCTGAGCCGATGCCGTAA
- a CDS encoding MarR family winged helix-turn-helix transcriptional regulator, protein MQRKSFDASVADLTQSIGLLIRRLRAATASHELSLTESTVLARLEQHGPMTTAELARIESMKPQSMGATVAALEERELLQRTPHPTDGRQLLISLTAKGGETRRALKAAKRSWIASAISQLPKEEQETLFAAAEIIRHLAEQ, encoded by the coding sequence ATGCAGCGGAAATCCTTCGACGCCTCCGTCGCCGACCTCACGCAGTCGATCGGACTGCTGATACGCCGTCTGCGCGCAGCCACAGCCTCGCACGAGCTCTCGCTCACCGAGTCCACGGTGCTTGCCCGCCTCGAGCAGCACGGGCCCATGACAACGGCCGAGCTGGCCCGCATAGAGAGCATGAAGCCGCAGTCCATGGGAGCCACCGTGGCTGCACTCGAAGAGCGAGAGCTGTTGCAACGCACGCCGCATCCCACCGACGGACGCCAGCTTCTGATCTCGCTCACCGCAAAAGGCGGGGAAACACGGCGTGCTCTCAAGGCTGCCAAGCGCTCCTGGATCGCAAGCGCCATCTCTCAGCTCCCGAAAGAAGAACAGGAGACGCTCTTCGCTGCCGCAGAGATCATCCGCCATCTGGCCGAACAGTAA
- a CDS encoding MFS transporter, with protein MTRFSHAWRALRHRNFQLFFFGQGISLIGTWITRIAATWLVYRLTHSALLLGIVGFCGQITSFLLGPLAGAWVERMPRRKLLLWTQAAAAVQSLSLAALTLSHRINLIEIIALSALQGVINAFDAPGRHSFLIQMVDDREDLGNAIALNSALANGARFIGPAFAGVLIAAVGEGWCFLIDGASYIAVIASLAMMQLRPMETHRARAGMLAQLREGWDFVRSSLPIRSVLLLFCVLSLMGYSFTVLLPIFAAQVLHGDARTLGWLSSASGAGALASAISLTLRKGIHGLPRALQIATTVLAGGLIALGFSHALWLSMALLTCVGFGMMQGATITNTIVQSLVPEDKRARVLSYYATAFFGAAPFGNLFAGALAHRIGAPHTVILCGACCLAAALWYTARLPQIQASLPAPAGDAHGSLSVSTSTAR; from the coding sequence ATGACGCGCTTCAGTCACGCATGGCGTGCGTTGCGGCATCGCAATTTCCAGCTCTTCTTCTTCGGCCAGGGCATCTCGCTCATCGGGACATGGATCACCCGCATAGCCGCCACATGGCTCGTGTACCGTCTCACACACTCGGCACTGCTGCTCGGCATCGTCGGCTTCTGCGGTCAGATCACTTCCTTCCTGCTCGGGCCTCTCGCCGGCGCATGGGTGGAACGCATGCCACGCCGCAAGTTATTGCTATGGACCCAGGCCGCCGCCGCGGTGCAATCGCTCTCACTGGCCGCGCTCACGCTCTCGCACCGCATCAACCTCATCGAGATCATCGCGCTCTCCGCACTGCAGGGCGTCATCAATGCTTTCGACGCACCCGGACGCCATTCGTTCCTGATCCAGATGGTCGACGACCGTGAGGATCTGGGCAATGCCATCGCGCTCAACTCCGCGCTGGCCAACGGCGCGCGCTTCATCGGACCTGCCTTTGCCGGGGTGCTGATCGCCGCGGTGGGCGAGGGCTGGTGTTTCCTCATCGACGGCGCCAGCTATATCGCCGTCATCGCATCGCTCGCCATGATGCAGCTCAGGCCAATGGAGACGCATCGAGCGCGTGCCGGCATGCTCGCGCAGTTGCGTGAAGGATGGGATTTCGTTCGCAGCTCACTGCCCATTCGCTCCGTGCTGCTGCTCTTCTGCGTACTTAGCCTGATGGGCTATTCCTTCACCGTGCTGCTGCCCATCTTCGCAGCGCAGGTACTGCACGGTGATGCGCGAACGTTAGGATGGCTCAGCTCCGCCTCCGGCGCGGGTGCGCTGGCTTCCGCCATCTCGCTGACATTGCGCAAGGGCATCCACGGTCTGCCGCGCGCGCTGCAGATTGCCACCACGGTACTCGCCGGCGGTCTCATCGCGCTGGGCTTTTCGCATGCGCTCTGGCTCTCGATGGCGCTGCTGACGTGCGTCGGCTTCGGCATGATGCAGGGCGCCACCATCACCAACACCATCGTCCAGTCACTTGTACCCGAGGACAAGCGCGCTCGCGTGCTCAGTTATTACGCAACAGCCTTCTTCGGCGCCGCGCCTTTCGGCAACCTGTTTGCCGGAGCTCTGGCACACCGCATCGGCGCGCCGCATACGGTGATTCTCTGCGGCGCCTGCTGTCTCGCAGCCGCGCTCTGGTACACGGCGCGGCTGCCGCAGATTCAGGCTTCCCTGCCGGCACCGGCCGGTGATGCCCACGGTTCTCTCTCCGTTTCCACCTCAACCGCACGCTAA
- a CDS encoding isochorismatase family protein encodes MPLTQLEPNAALIIIDLQKGITAMPVSHPVSDVIQRSAELARAFRERGLPVVLVNVAGAAPGRTSRPRPDFSQFPADFAELVPELDAQPTDHRVTKHAFGAFPGTGLDDYLRSRGVTQIVLTGVATTIGVESTARSAYDHGYHIVFVSDAMADLSAAAHTHSIENIFPRMGEIDTTETVLARLRA; translated from the coding sequence ATGCCTCTCACCCAGCTCGAACCGAATGCCGCCCTCATCATCATCGATCTTCAGAAGGGCATTACCGCAATGCCTGTCTCGCATCCGGTCTCCGATGTGATCCAGCGCTCGGCGGAGCTCGCCAGGGCCTTTCGCGAGCGCGGCCTGCCGGTGGTACTGGTGAATGTCGCCGGAGCAGCACCGGGACGCACCTCGCGTCCGCGCCCGGACTTCTCGCAGTTCCCCGCCGACTTCGCCGAGCTGGTGCCGGAGCTCGACGCGCAGCCGACAGATCATCGTGTCACCAAGCACGCCTTCGGAGCCTTTCCCGGAACAGGTCTCGACGACTACCTCCGCAGCCGCGGCGTCACGCAGATCGTGCTCACAGGTGTTGCCACGACGATCGGCGTAGAGTCGACGGCGCGCAGCGCCTATGACCACGGCTATCACATCGTCTTCGTCTCTGATGCCATGGCCGACCTGAGCGCCGCGGCGCACACCCATAGCATCGAGAATATCTTCCCGCGCATGGGAGAGATCGACACCACGGAAACAGTGCTGGCCAGGCTCCGCGCCTGA
- a CDS encoding GNAT family N-acetyltransferase, which yields MVPALTTLRMMLQPLRLEDAEQTQPLFARWEIVQYLNSRVPWPFPDSGCLSYYRDSALPAMAEGREWHWTLRLKEAPGRIIGSICLVRGEKTNRGFWLGMPWHGRGLMTEAVAAVNDYWFDALGEAVLRVPKATRNVASRRISEKTGMRVVERMEDGYVGGVMPAELWEQTAEEWRACRRKLLEGIERRADEERR from the coding sequence ATGGTGCCTGCGCTTACGACATTGCGGATGATGCTGCAGCCGCTGCGGCTGGAAGATGCGGAGCAGACGCAGCCGCTCTTCGCGCGGTGGGAGATCGTGCAATACCTGAACAGCCGCGTGCCATGGCCATTTCCGGACAGCGGCTGCCTGAGCTACTACCGCGACTCTGCGCTCCCGGCGATGGCTGAGGGCAGGGAATGGCATTGGACGCTTCGGCTGAAGGAGGCGCCTGGCCGGATCATCGGCTCCATCTGCCTGGTTCGGGGTGAAAAGACAAATCGAGGCTTCTGGCTGGGGATGCCGTGGCATGGGCGCGGGCTTATGACGGAAGCCGTGGCCGCTGTGAATGACTATTGGTTCGATGCGCTGGGCGAAGCGGTGCTGCGCGTGCCGAAGGCGACCAGGAATGTTGCCTCGCGCCGTATCTCGGAAAAGACGGGAATGCGGGTGGTGGAGCGGATGGAAGATGGCTACGTCGGAGGCGTGATGCCTGCGGAGCTCTGGGAGCAGACGGCTGAGGAATGGCGGGCGTGCCGGCGTAAGCTGCTGGAAGGGATCGAACGCCGGGCGGACGAAGAGAGGAGATGA